A genomic segment from Aspergillus puulaauensis MK2 DNA, chromosome 1, nearly complete sequence encodes:
- a CDS encoding uncharacterized protein (COG:S;~EggNog:ENOG410Q016), translated as MASNIDSNNTNNPDEPASQDVRFGFECLRNIKDGKVDLSGVGEALGYTNVNSVGNRFRRMRDKYGFTGLECTNGNGMTMKEKPASPKKEADGTGTPAKRRPGRPPKNAGLRKGAKVSTADLIPATGPVAKNGDGTEEGDNDD; from the exons ATGGCGTCAAACATCGATTcaaacaacaccaacaaccctgACGAGCCCGCCTCTCAGGATGTTCGCTTCGGCTTCGAATGCCTTCGAAACATCAAAGACGGCAAG GTGGATCTCTCCGGTGTCGGTGAAGCACTCGGATACACCAATGTCAACTCTGTTGGCAACCGCTTCCGTAGAATGCGTGACAAGTACGGGTTTACCGGACTCGAATGCACTAATGGCAACGGAATGACtatgaaggagaagccagCCTCTCCAAAGAAGGAAGCCGATGGAACTGGAACTCCCGCTAAGCGTCGTCCTGGACGACCCCCCAAGAACGCTGGCCTGCGTAAGGGCGCAAAGGTATCGACAGCTGATCTGATTCCCGCCACTGGCCCTGTTGCTAAGAATGGTGATGGCACCGAGGAAGGGGACAACGATGATTAA